Genomic segment of Candidatus Krumholzibacteriia bacterium:
ACTCCGGGAACTCGCCGTGCGGTGTGCGCGTCAACGAGCCCACGGCAAGGTTGAACCCCGGTGAACAGTACTGGCGCTCGTCGTAGCCGTAGGGCGAGAACTCCTTCACCCGGAACGGCTCCCCCGCTGCGCCCAGCACGTGGATCACCGCGCGGTCGATCTCGGCGTCACCGCGCCGCGACCGCTTGTAGGTCATGTTTCCCGTGTCCCCCACACAGGCGGCCACCAGGCCGTGCCGGATGCGCCCCGCCGAGGCTTCGTTCCTGGCCAGCCAGGCGATGGATCCGATTGCGCCGGGGATGAACAGGAACCGGTACGCGTAGCGCCGGCGCACGTCGCCCAGCAGGCCGGCCAGCGCCGTCGCCAGCACGACACCGGACAGGTTGTCGTTGCACAGCGACGGGTGACAGGCGTGCGCGGAGATGAGGACCTCGGCCTCCTCCTCCCCGGGTAGCAGCAACTCCCCGTAGGTGAGATGTCCGTCCTGCAGCGTGGCATCCACCACCACCTCGTATTCCCCGTCGGGCAGCTGCTCGCGCAGGCGGTGCGGCAGGCAGAAACCCCAGCGCTCGCTGTAGTACGACGTCCGATACGGAATGACATCCGGGTTGTCGGGCAGAGAGTACAGGTGCGGTTGCAGATCGGCAAGGCTCATGGTGGCGTGGACCGGAACGCTGTAGTTGAGCACGTGCAGGGAGTGCGCCTTGAAATCGATCACCTTCTCCCCGCGCGCGTTGCGTACGTAGGCGTCGCGGATGTTCCATTCCTTCGGCACCGTCCAGTCGAACACGCGGGTGCCGCTGGGCACCTCTTCCACCCCCAGGGGAATGTGCTCGCCCAGCACCGCCATTGTCTGCCGAAAACCATCGCCGGTGATACTGCGGCAAATGGGGTACAGGCGCGCCATGAGCTCGTGCATGAAACGTCCCTGCCCGCCGGCGTCGAAGGCGGAGAGAACGTCGCCGACGCTCGC
This window contains:
- a CDS encoding DUF4910 domain-containing protein — encoded protein: MHELMARLYPICRSITGDGFRQTMAVLGEHIPLGVEEVPSGTRVFDWTVPKEWNIRDAYVRNARGEKVIDFKAHSLHVLNYSVPVHATMSLADLQPHLYSLPDNPDVIPYRTSYYSERWGFCLPHRLREQLPDGEYEVVVDATLQDGHLTYGELLLPGEEEAEVLISAHACHPSLCNDNLSGVVLATALAGLLGDVRRRYAYRFLFIPGAIGSIAWLARNEASAGRIRHGLVAACVGDTGNMTYKRSRRGDAEIDRAVIHVLGAAGEPFRVKEFSPYGYDERQYCSPGFNLAVGSLTRTPHGEFPEYHTSADDLAFVKPGRLADSLRRYLEVLRVLEGNRTYVNTNPKCEPQLGKRGLYSSLGGNVHAQETEMALLWILNLSDGNHSLLDIAERSGLSFAACESGAGLLAEHGLLAPANKGD